The Halanaerobiaceae bacterium ANBcell28 genome contains a region encoding:
- a CDS encoding ferritin-like domain-containing protein — protein sequence MTDEKLLLYLNWFYTLELSQVDFYLTQAERSEDEYISHVLLHLVETEIDHAKKIKSYIHRLDSSPTKIGSNLSKISSYFADFTTYFGTVNMFFLNYHLETLAYKDYLSFFRKLDSNKTLEKELADVLLSNLIDEDIHRNWFISKREALNKIKAK from the coding sequence ATGACTGATGAAAAACTTCTTTTATATTTAAATTGGTTTTATACTTTAGAACTATCTCAAGTAGATTTTTATCTTACTCAAGCAGAAAGAAGTGAAGATGAGTATATTTCTCATGTTTTATTACATCTGGTTGAAACAGAAATAGATCATGCTAAAAAAATAAAGTCATATATTCATCGTCTTGATAGCTCTCCAACAAAAATAGGGAGTAATTTATCTAAAATAAGTTCTTACTTTGCAGATTTTACGACTTACTTTGGTACAGTAAATATGTTCTTTTTGAATTATCATCTTGAAACCCTTGCTTATAAAGACTATCTGAGTTTCTTTAGAAAACTAGATAGTAATAAAACATTAGAAAAAGAGCTAGCTGATGTTCTTTTAAGTAATCTTATTGATGAAGATATACATAGAAACTGGTTTATTAGTAAAAGAGAAGCTTTAAATAAGATTAAAGCTAAGTAG
- a CDS encoding endospore germination permease gives MTAMKEHGKLTERQFAGIIANTLIGAGSLIIPRTATNIAGTGGWISLLIAGFAVIISLFIMIRLGLRFPEETFMEYSCRITNKWIGKTLGIIYCIYWLLAAALIIRVFSSMIKTTVLFNTPLEIIIISMLIVVVYFIRHDIQVIGRINELYFIFIIIPIILGVFLAVREINVIRLMPFTGGQGIGPIFAGSIDTFFSLLGFEVIILLLPSLVTQKLAYNYGTKGIVSPLAVYMVFVIIAVGLFGVEELQNLTWPTLEVIKATPFPGLLLERLEAVFIAFWVVAIFTSAGNILYSSILGFTQIFELHEHRTLSFPFLPLVFFIAIYPENIYKVFDFTDLISRLGGFLILVVPITLYLIAIIRDIKGDARR, from the coding sequence ATGACGGCAATGAAAGAACACGGTAAATTAACGGAGAGACAATTTGCCGGAATTATAGCTAATACTTTAATTGGAGCAGGTAGTCTTATTATACCCAGGACTGCTACTAATATAGCTGGCACAGGGGGCTGGATATCTCTATTAATTGCTGGATTTGCTGTAATTATTTCTCTATTTATCATGATTAGGTTGGGATTACGCTTTCCTGAGGAAACTTTTATGGAATATAGTTGTCGAATAACAAATAAATGGATTGGGAAAACCCTTGGCATTATATATTGTATTTATTGGTTGTTAGCTGCTGCTTTAATTATCAGAGTGTTTTCTTCTATGATAAAGACTACAGTTTTGTTTAATACTCCTTTAGAAATAATAATAATATCCATGTTGATTGTAGTAGTATATTTTATTAGGCATGATATACAGGTTATTGGCAGAATTAATGAGTTGTATTTCATTTTTATTATCATCCCAATTATATTAGGGGTATTTCTGGCAGTAAGAGAAATTAATGTGATAAGATTGATGCCTTTTACAGGAGGCCAGGGTATAGGGCCAATTTTTGCTGGCAGTATTGATACTTTTTTTTCTTTATTGGGATTTGAGGTAATTATACTTCTTTTACCATCTTTAGTAACACAAAAATTAGCTTATAATTATGGCACTAAAGGGATAGTATCTCCCCTGGCAGTATATATGGTTTTTGTAATAATTGCAGTAGGATTGTTTGGTGTAGAAGAATTGCAAAATCTCACCTGGCCAACTCTTGAAGTTATTAAAGCTACACCTTTTCCAGGTTTATTATTAGAAAGATTGGAGGCTGTATTTATTGCTTTTTGGGTGGTAGCTATTTTTACTAGTGCAGGAAACATATTGTACTCATCAATCCTGGGTTTTACACAGATTTTTGAACTTCATGAACATAGAACTTTAAGTTTTCCTTTCTTACCATTAGTTTTTTTTATCGCTATATATCCAGAGAATATATATAAAGTATTTGATTTTACGGATTTAATTAGTCGTCTTGGTGGATTTTTAATACTTGTAGTTCCTATTACTTTATATTTAATAGCTATTATACGGGATATAAAAGGAGATGCTCGTAGATGA
- a CDS encoding FAD-dependent oxidoreductase, which produces MKKIIARLIKMGHNRYDVIIVGAGPAGSSAAILCAQNNLSVALIEKGKFPGSKNMFGGTIYSDVTAKIIPEFWKEAPLERAVASELLYLMEPSSFVQMGYSSYNFLKAPYNTFTIIRSRFDKWLAGKAEEAGAHLMNETLVEDLLYEKDGLISKKVGGIVLSDGSKIYSDIVILAEGAQGDLARKAGLRKKINSTYITLYVKEILSLPKEVIEARFNLEKDEGINIGMIGYPTAGTVGKGGIWTNKDSISIIVGSYLNQMIENGLNPYQLLIRLKEHPRIKRLLAGAKTVEYLSKIIPKGGYRDIPSLYDDGILIAGDAGMLVSGRHGTDVAMLTGKYAAETTVQAKAKGDFSKKALSSYASKIQNSFFYQNLKNDQIAINYKPDYSDSDFLISQMINEVAHEFFSEGDRSQKEKYNTIINEIKKVQPIKKTVDDFYQAIRNWRL; this is translated from the coding sequence ATTAAAAAGATAATAGCGAGGCTGATAAAAATGGGACATAATCGATATGATGTAATAATAGTTGGAGCAGGACCAGCAGGATCATCTGCTGCCATATTATGTGCTCAAAACAACTTATCTGTAGCATTAATAGAAAAAGGTAAATTTCCCGGAAGTAAAAATATGTTTGGAGGAACCATATACAGTGATGTAACAGCAAAAATAATACCTGAATTTTGGAAAGAAGCACCTTTAGAAAGAGCAGTAGCTTCAGAACTTCTATACTTAATGGAGCCAAGTTCATTTGTACAAATGGGATATAGCAGTTATAACTTTTTAAAAGCTCCCTACAATACCTTTACAATTATTAGATCTCGTTTTGATAAGTGGCTAGCTGGAAAAGCTGAAGAAGCAGGAGCTCATTTAATGAATGAGACATTAGTTGAAGATTTGCTTTACGAGAAAGATGGTCTTATCTCCAAAAAAGTTGGTGGCATAGTACTTTCAGATGGAAGTAAAATCTATAGTGATATAGTTATTCTTGCAGAAGGAGCCCAGGGTGATTTAGCTAGAAAAGCTGGACTTAGGAAAAAGATAAATTCCACTTATATAACACTATATGTTAAAGAAATACTTAGTCTGCCCAAAGAAGTAATAGAAGCGCGTTTTAATTTGGAAAAAGATGAAGGAATCAATATTGGTATGATTGGATATCCTACTGCTGGAACAGTTGGTAAAGGTGGGATTTGGACTAACAAGGACTCTATTTCAATTATAGTTGGATCATATCTTAACCAAATGATTGAAAATGGTTTAAATCCTTATCAATTACTAATAAGACTAAAGGAACATCCCAGAATCAAACGACTTTTAGCAGGAGCTAAAACTGTAGAGTATCTTTCAAAAATTATCCCCAAAGGAGGATATAGAGATATCCCCAGCTTATATGACGATGGAATATTGATAGCTGGTGATGCTGGTATGCTAGTTTCAGGTCGCCATGGTACAGATGTTGCAATGCTTACAGGAAAGTATGCAGCCGAAACAACAGTGCAAGCTAAAGCTAAAGGAGATTTCAGCAAAAAAGCTTTATCCTCCTATGCAAGTAAAATTCAAAACTCCTTCTTCTATCAGAATCTAAAAAATGATCAAATAGCTATCAATTATAAGCCAGACTATTCAGATTCAGATTTTCTAATCAGCCAGATGATTAATGAAGTAGCCCATGAATTTTTCTCAGAAGGAGACCGTAGCCAAAAAGAAAAGTATAATACTATAATAAATGAAATTAAAAAAGTACAACCTATTAAAAAAACAGTTGATGATTTCTACCAGGCAATAAGAAATTGGAGGTTATAA
- a CDS encoding Ger(x)C family spore germination protein, giving the protein MKKVILIIMIVLISILNTACWDLEDIDTRAIVIAIAIDFEEPIHESPYEHTEMIRLTAQIALQQQLGGGAVEPSAMGEGSVWNVSVVGRNVSMALMLLEQRLQHDLFLGHIRMLVLSEDIAREGVNRHLNFFRNNPEFRRLSFVLIAKNSAEDILNTYPANATIQGIWLRDFVEDEVRRGNIPDVPFYEFVVRLVDQGIDPVSILVDRDKEIIRFAGLAVFEGERMIGQLNIEETWSYVQLSEKKTGGIEIVTDVKTELGNVAIEYESISTSLRPRINDDGSITFLLDMFMEANILSQEITSDYSNPIFFNQLEDRVSNELKSEIEVMFFKVQNRFQVDIFGMGKMVRAYYPRKWREIDDWRAEFQNVSLEPRVHVDLRRIGMSRFMQ; this is encoded by the coding sequence ATGAAAAAAGTAATACTAATAATAATGATAGTTTTGATCTCTATTCTAAATACAGCTTGCTGGGATTTAGAAGATATTGACACAAGGGCTATCGTAATAGCTATTGCTATTGATTTCGAAGAGCCTATCCATGAAAGCCCTTATGAACATACAGAAATGATTCGTCTTACAGCTCAAATAGCTTTGCAACAACAACTAGGGGGAGGAGCAGTAGAGCCTTCTGCTATGGGAGAGGGTAGTGTCTGGAATGTTTCAGTAGTAGGAAGAAATGTGAGCATGGCATTAATGCTTTTAGAACAGAGATTACAACATGATTTATTTTTAGGACATATCAGGATGCTGGTTTTAAGTGAAGATATAGCTCGTGAAGGTGTTAATAGACACTTGAACTTTTTTCGTAATAATCCAGAGTTTAGACGCTTAAGTTTTGTCTTAATAGCTAAAAATAGTGCTGAAGATATCTTAAATACCTACCCGGCTAATGCCACTATTCAAGGAATATGGTTAAGAGATTTTGTTGAAGATGAGGTTAGAAGAGGAAATATACCTGATGTTCCTTTTTATGAATTCGTTGTTAGACTAGTTGATCAGGGTATTGATCCAGTGAGTATTTTAGTTGATAGAGACAAAGAGATAATTCGCTTTGCAGGTCTGGCTGTTTTTGAAGGTGAGAGAATGATAGGGCAGTTAAATATAGAGGAGACCTGGTCCTATGTACAATTATCAGAGAAAAAGACTGGTGGCATAGAAATTGTTACTGATGTAAAAACAGAGTTAGGAAATGTAGCTATTGAATATGAGTCAATTTCTACTAGTCTTCGCCCTAGAATAAATGATGATGGTAGTATTACTTTTCTTCTTGATATGTTTATGGAGGCAAATATTCTTTCTCAGGAAATAACATCAGATTATTCAAATCCTATCTTCTTTAATCAGCTGGAAGATAGAGTTAGTAATGAGTTGAAAAGTGAGATAGAAGTTATGTTTTTTAAAGTTCAGAATAGGTTTCAGGTAGATATTTTTGGAATGGGGAAAATGGTAAGGGCTTATTATCCAAGGAAGTGGAGGGAAATTGATGATTGGCGTGCTGAGTTTCAAAATGTTAGTTTAGAACCAAGAGTACATGTTGATTTAAGAAGAATAGGTATGAGTAGATTTATGCAGTAG
- a CDS encoding 4Fe-4S dicluster domain-containing protein, which translates to MTTFDKDNRDPLKNVMILSAAESHIKIKSKKPCLSNCENKPCTYYCPSRVFSWSGDDQEIKVDYTRCMECGACPWGCPYDNIDWHYPPAGYGVHYEI; encoded by the coding sequence ATGACTACTTTCGATAAAGATAATAGAGATCCACTAAAAAATGTGATGATCTTATCAGCAGCTGAATCACATATAAAAATCAAAAGCAAAAAACCCTGCTTGAGTAATTGTGAAAATAAACCCTGTACTTATTACTGTCCCTCCAGGGTCTTTTCCTGGTCAGGAGATGATCAAGAAATAAAAGTTGACTATACAAGATGTATGGAATGTGGAGCCTGCCCCTGGGGATGTCCCTATGATAATATTGATTGGCATTACCCACCAGCAGGTTATGGAGTCCACTATGAAATATAA